From Pontibacter actiniarum, a single genomic window includes:
- a CDS encoding helix-turn-helix domain-containing protein: MRQEAKVEIVLANPFLSFKQAIEYLGNIPESTLREWTSTRKVTSYRPGKQVRYRKSDLDEFMERHVKRSYESILK; encoded by the coding sequence ATGAGACAAGAAGCCAAAGTAGAAATTGTTCTGGCAAACCCATTCTTAAGCTTCAAGCAGGCTATAGAGTACCTAGGAAACATTCCAGAGTCCACACTGAGGGAGTGGACAAGCACTAGAAAAGTAACCTCCTACCGACCGGGAAAACAAGTAAGGTACCGGAAGTCGGATCTTGACGAGTTTATGGAAAGGCATGTAAAGAGATCCTACGAAAGTATCCTAAAGTAA
- a CDS encoding DUF4339 domain-containing protein has translation MKKYFITCNGVKKGPLTKEEMQQENINNETLVWYSGLSNWSKMSDLREFDDILIPPVLHTKGQTSVIKFKRAIATEIVRFVKAVVVVLVLAAVFASISYRASIANIDCELENINKWMATQSEEDLRHDLALLEAGFVGASRSTSLEYLQCSEYSKFLVNSLGNSYERQFMTSNLSSLIPDYQREEEQKELYANLNKELFALLFIGLLCSYIVLRLGNFVIRWVSEHSK, from the coding sequence ATGAAGAAGTACTTCATTACTTGTAACGGAGTGAAAAAGGGGCCTCTGACCAAGGAGGAAATGCAACAGGAGAACATAAATAATGAAACTCTTGTTTGGTATAGTGGGCTCTCAAATTGGTCTAAAATGTCTGACTTAAGGGAGTTCGATGACATTCTCATTCCTCCTGTATTACATACTAAGGGGCAGACTTCTGTTATTAAGTTTAAGAGAGCTATTGCAACAGAAATAGTAAGGTTTGTAAAAGCTGTAGTAGTTGTGCTAGTCCTTGCGGCAGTATTCGCATCTATAAGCTATCGAGCAAGTATAGCTAACATAGACTGTGAGTTGGAAAATATAAACAAATGGATGGCAACTCAAAGCGAAGAAGATCTAAGACATGATTTAGCATTGCTAGAAGCAGGATTTGTTGGTGCATCTCGTTCTACAAGCCTAGAATACTTACAGTGTAGCGAGTATAGCAAGTTTCTCGTTAACAGCTTAGGTAATAGTTATGAAAGACAATTTATGACGAGTAACCTTAGTTCGTTGATACCCGATTACCAGCGTGAGGAAGAACAGAAGGAGTTATATGCAAACTTGAACAAAGAGCTTTTTGCCTTATTATTTATTGGCCTACTATGTTCTTACATTGTTTTGAGACTCGGCAACTTTGTTATAAGATGGGTAAGTGAACATTCAAAGTAA
- the lpcA gene encoding D-sedoheptulose 7-phosphate isomerase: MTATTILTELTQAQEVLTAFLSDEKNIAAIELAADTMAGAVQNGGKILSCGNGGSMCDAMHFAEELTGRYRNDRRALPAISISDPSHMSCVGNDYGYDFVFSRYLEALGNAGDVLLAISTSGNSANVLKAAEAARAKGMKVVGLTGKDGGKLAPLCDVEVRVPHFGYADRVQEIHIKVIHILILLLEQKLV; the protein is encoded by the coding sequence ATGACAGCTACTACCATACTGACGGAACTGACGCAGGCACAGGAAGTGCTTACTGCGTTTCTGTCTGACGAGAAAAATATCGCCGCCATAGAACTGGCCGCCGATACCATGGCCGGAGCCGTGCAAAACGGCGGCAAGATATTGAGCTGCGGCAACGGCGGCTCTATGTGCGACGCCATGCACTTTGCCGAAGAACTGACCGGCCGCTACCGCAACGACCGCAGAGCCCTGCCGGCCATCTCCATCTCAGACCCGAGCCACATGAGCTGCGTCGGCAACGACTACGGCTACGACTTTGTGTTCTCGCGCTACCTGGAGGCTTTAGGCAACGCGGGCGATGTGCTGCTGGCCATTAGCACCAGCGGCAACTCTGCCAATGTACTAAAGGCGGCAGAGGCTGCCAGGGCGAAGGGCATGAAGGTGGTAGGCCTCACAGGCAAGGACGGCGGCAAACTGGCTCCGCTCTGCGATGTGGAGGTGCGCGTACCGCACTTTGGCTATGCCGACCGTGTGCAGGAAATCCACATCAAAGTCATCCACATCCTGATTCTGCTGCTGGAGCAAAAACTGGTGTAG
- a CDS encoding site-specific integrase: MAKVNIVEKKLTGGKVSLLLDYYQHGQRKKETLKLYVYPSDKRSKNPILKNAFEETYAKALYLKHKKEMQLAHGEHDLPTKTDKTASFIHYFEQLAESRNQNWQSVRRHLYDYTKGKLTFGNVTEEWLHRFQEYLRTKIKDVTVCSYMGIITTCLNQAVREKVILANPATNIRKVRGKEIPPKYLTREQIEVLEQNTQNIPQWFTDPFLFSCYTGLRLSDVESLTWAEIVPTAGKHGQFTLIKEQTKTGETVVIPLSKQAMSILQRQNLETKDTRAHDLVFKLKSRTQTKRYIHRWRTQSGIYFTYHSSRHTFGTMLQTAGVDINTTSKLMGHKSISMTLRYAKVVDSRKEAAISQLNSFLG; this comes from the coding sequence ATGGCTAAAGTAAACATCGTTGAAAAGAAGCTTACAGGGGGTAAGGTATCTTTACTGTTGGACTACTACCAACACGGGCAGCGAAAGAAAGAAACTTTAAAGCTCTATGTGTATCCGAGCGACAAAAGGAGCAAAAACCCTATTCTTAAAAATGCCTTTGAAGAGACCTATGCTAAAGCCCTGTATCTAAAGCATAAGAAAGAAATGCAACTGGCGCATGGAGAGCACGACTTACCTACCAAGACGGATAAAACCGCCTCCTTCATACATTACTTCGAACAACTGGCGGAAAGCAGAAACCAAAACTGGCAAAGTGTAAGACGCCACCTTTATGATTACACTAAAGGTAAATTAACCTTTGGGAACGTAACAGAAGAATGGCTTCACCGCTTCCAAGAATATCTGAGAACCAAGATAAAAGATGTTACTGTGTGCTCCTACATGGGCATCATCACAACATGCCTGAATCAAGCTGTAAGGGAGAAGGTTATCCTTGCAAATCCGGCTACCAACATCAGAAAAGTAAGGGGAAAAGAGATTCCGCCAAAGTACTTAACTCGTGAGCAGATAGAGGTCTTAGAGCAAAACACTCAAAACATACCACAGTGGTTTACAGACCCTTTCCTGTTCAGCTGCTATACAGGCTTGAGGCTATCAGACGTGGAAAGCCTGACTTGGGCGGAAATAGTACCTACAGCGGGGAAGCACGGGCAGTTTACACTTATAAAGGAGCAGACCAAAACGGGGGAAACAGTCGTAATTCCCCTCTCCAAGCAAGCGATGAGTATTTTACAGCGACAAAACTTAGAAACTAAAGACACTCGGGCACATGACCTAGTATTCAAGCTAAAGAGCCGCACCCAAACCAAGAGGTACATCCACAGATGGCGCACACAGTCAGGTATTTATTTTACCTACCACTCTTCCCGCCACACCTTCGGTACCATGCTACAGACCGCTGGTGTAGACATCAACACCACGAGCAAATTAATGGGTCACAAGAGCATTAGCATGACACTTAGATATGCCAAGGTAGTGGACAGCAGGAAGGAGGCCGCAATCAGTCAACTCAACAGCTTTTTAGGGTAA
- a CDS encoding helix-turn-helix domain-containing protein produces the protein MLNFPESLLVMQEKEVDPRLRVIGEKIKKLRLQKGYSSYENFAFDNGLPRVGYGRHEKGSNLTMASLLRIADIHNITLREFFSDIDV, from the coding sequence ATGCTGAATTTTCCCGAAAGTTTGCTCGTCATGCAGGAAAAGGAAGTAGACCCAAGGCTCAGGGTAATCGGGGAAAAAATAAAAAAGCTAAGGCTGCAAAAGGGGTACAGCTCCTACGAAAACTTTGCCTTCGACAATGGCCTGCCTCGCGTTGGTTACGGGCGCCACGAAAAGGGTAGCAACTTAACCATGGCCAGTTTGCTGCGAATTGCTGACATCCACAACATCACTTTAAGGGAGTTCTTCAGTGACATTGATGTGTAG